The Denticeps clupeoides chromosome 4, fDenClu1.1, whole genome shotgun sequence genome segment ACTAAGTATACCTTTTGGAGAatagaatattttaaatataataaaaaatatttacattttacatttacattacgttttacatttacattttaatatgttcAAATATGTTGTTGTCTGTTAAAATAATAGGACCAGCAATTAATTACCATGAATgataattaattgattattctgtttattcattCTTTATGGCTTTCTGCAAAATATATCTAATTAACTGAGTCGGACTctttataaatgaaaatgtcctcATCATACCAATTCAATGTGTTCTGTGCAGTGAGTCATCtgaaaattctctctctctcccacacacacacacacacagacacacaccataGGCTTCCTGTCCAACGTCTTTCACTTGTCTCGTGAGAGTGATCCTTTACAGCCTCTCAGCAGACCACACCGCTCTGTGGGGAATTTCTCTCAATGAGCGACCTGGAAATCTCTGTTTCAAATGACTGGTGTGTGGAAGTAGAACTGTAGGCCTCCCATTACACCATGAGCCACTACTCTCCCAtgtctgtccacacacacaaatgagagaaagagagagagggggggagagagagggagagacagagctGGGAACCCCACCCTAGCAGCTCCACACCAGGGATCCAGGTGCGTGACATCATGTCTCTTCCTCTGAGCAGACAGCATTGTTGTCCATGACTGGCTCaaacctttcttttttcctctactccttcctcttctcctttttttccccctcttgcCCTCTccctttgttgtttgttttcaaAACAACAAAAGGGACGCCAGCGTTTCATCAAGGCAGGAGACATCCTTCCTCGGGCTGTTAAAAAGGCAGGCCTCGCAATCATCCCCAGGCCTCCTCCCATCCCACCTCTTGAATGGATAGATCACACAAACTGGGCGGCTCCCACAGGATACCTTTACCTGGGTCTTTCTGCGCTTTAACTTGCCCTTTCATCTGGCCCCGCTCCTCACTTTTACCGTGCCGTCATTCATCAGGAGACACCACGCTGCTTTATCTGATTTATGACGGCGGTACGAGAAGAACACCGCCAGATGAGCACAAAAAATTCTAcactgtcattgtgtgtggtgATGGATCTCACATGAAAACCAACCCAAATCTGTCGGATTAACACGAGGCAGAGCGTTAATGACCCACACGGCAAAGGCTAAATGGGATATTTCAAACATCTGGAACTTTTGCACAACATTTGGCTGGGGGTGCTTGCAGTTTGTCTTCCTGCGCCTGTTCAAGGTACATGGTTCTATTGACCTTATATTTGTTAACACTCCCTTCAGAAACATGGTTATACATGTAACCTCAAACCAAGAAACATGCTGAGATTAACTGCATGCATGAATGACTCCTGTCTTAATGCCTTGTTTCACGAACTGATAGTACTCAGGCTCCCTCTAGAGGTAGTTGCCTGGAGATTGTGAAATTATTGTGAATAATTATTAATGTTCATAGCTGCTCTGTGTTTATATAACGTGTagtttttattcttcatttcGTCAAAGTAGTACAGTGAATTTTCTCACGTGTGTTCCCCACTGCAGCATTGACAGCAGATGagagtcaataataaataatatgagGAATAAAATGAGACTAAACTAAGTTCAACGGGCCTATACTGCAGAATTTTAATGCTACAACTGTGTCTGCAGTGGCTTGTCTAATGAAAAGTTAACTACTTAACTACCTACAATAAATATCAAGTGTGCACGTGGAAGACTGTAAGTGTATGAGGTTCCAGAGCTTCTTGGGCAGAACGCTAATGGACAGGGGTAATATGTTCCTCAGACCGTCAGGTAATTGTACTGAGTAGAGATTATTATTTCCTGTGATGAAGAGAGAGGTGAAACAATTTCCGAACTCACCCGTAGCAATGAACCTTAGGTAGTGACTAAACAGGACTGAGTCTAGAATCAGTGACGTTTCCTGCAGAGTGGCTGGCATGGAACTCGGTAATCAGGGAAAGCCTTGGAGTTTCCATCCTCCAGATGGAGAGGAGCCAGCTGAGTTGATCTGGGCATGTGACGATGATGCCATCTGGATGGCTGCCACCGAGGCTGTTCTGGGTACATCCCAGAGGGTGGAGCCTTATACCCTGCAGCTGGCATGGAAACGGCTGGGGACTCCCAGCTGGAGGCTGTGGCTGGGGAAATGCTATCAGCCACTCTCAATGGAACAGTGAACCGAAACGGAAGTGAACAGAAGTATTCgatttttatttagttcttcATTTGTTCACTTTAGGTTCAGTTATCTCAGGTCTCAGATGACATGGTTATTTAACACTGGTTATTTTTAGTGTTATTAGTTTGTTGGTTACCTGGTCTATACACCTCAACAGGAAGACAAAAGGAAATACAGGaagcataaaagaaaaagaaagagagagaagggactACAATGCTTTTCACAATTCTTTTCCGCTTTCTTTCTGTGCCGCGTTCTTTGCGGTAACCCGAGACTTCCTCCTTTCTGGCAATGTGTTTATCTTAGTGTCTCAGAGGTAACGTTTAGTGTGCTTCTATAGTGGAAGCCTATTTACCTCAGACAATGTAAAAAGTGAAGTATTCCCCTGTGGCCCATTCTTCTCATCACTCTAAAACAGATGCACTGCGTCTGAAACATATTCAACAGGCCCAGCTCCTGATTCCCACCGCCTTCAATACAGCTGCTACATCACATGCtgtaacacattaaaaaaaatatttacaattttttttacttcggtctattatatacaattttttattaggtaagaaatattttttttattatttgtttgtgaatacttatgttaGTATGTGGGCACAGAGAAGTAATATCATTTTATACAACAAACGTAACACACATTCTGGATCACGATAAATCAACTGTGCTGAATTCAAACACTGTTATAATGTGCTAAACTTATCTTTGTAAACAGAGTGCAAtccatttttgcttttgtaatcATTATTGGCAAGACAACTTCCATGATGCATTCTGAGCTGTCATGTCAGGTGGTACCACGGCACTCATCCATTCAGCACGATTCAACAAAACCATCTGCATCTCTGACAGTAGTATGTGATATTCAAAATAGATTTGCACAGTATAGTAGTCTAATATCTTGTAATGTTCCTGCATGATTAGATTTGTCTGCAAGTGAACTGTGAGAAGTACATCCCTGGAAAGTCCCATTCATAACTTCATGATTCAAACAAATTGAGAGAATGCAAATCAGCGCACCACGAGCGTATGGGTATATCATTCACTCGCGTCTCACATGACACATTGACTGAAGCTGCTTGTATAATGTTCAATCTGAATTGTATCTAGAAAACCCAAGAATCCCTCAAGCCAACTGACACCGCGCAAATTGGTGGCGCTGGTTTCTGTCGACACAAAAAGAGCGTTGAGAAGGCAGTAACTTAAAACAGACAACGGCTGTTGGAGTTAAGCCTTAATTTGTCCAAAATCACAATTCCCTGTCTTTACCCTTATTGTACCTTTTGTATGTTTGAGTTTCACCCCTGGATCACAGAGGACAGCAGTAGCCTTGTATTACACTAATTATAGCCCTCACCTCAAATATTTCCCCCAAGGACTTGCATAATGAGGCAGAGTATGAATGGTGTCAGACAGATGGCATTTTTAATGTTGCTTCTGATGACACATCTGCCATGAGCCAAACTATGCACTTTTCAAACAAAACCTTACCGAGGGGTTTGTACACTTTAACATTTGAATCCTGCAAGGACACAAATAAACGGATGCATTTAAAACCGCTCTGGATTTATCTTATTGGCCGTACTGTGGGTCGGTGCCCCATCCAGGGTGTGTCCCTGTCCTGTGAGTGATCTGACTGTtcaaattttcatttttgttcataaaCGGATACATTGCCAAAATGTGCAGCCATTGTGAAGGTAAATCAGTTGAGGGGTCCTCAGTATCTGTGACCCCTGACAGAGCCTCCTGTGGTCTTTCACCAGTATGCATTTTGCAGGGGTGGTCTGGTCTGGTTTTGTAGTGCATAACACCCTTATTATAAAGATAATGCAGATATGAGAGCACAATTTAGCACATACAATGGACCAGTGTAGATTTGGTCTCACACAAAAACCATCTACTAACATGAGATGTAAGACATTTTGATATACAACTTGTAAAAATTAAGAAGATGTAAAAAGACACTGAAAAAAGCGAAGAAATCTTTTGAAATTGATTAGTCAGTGTTGTATTGCATTGAAAGAAACAAGCAGGAGAATAGTTCCCAGATGAAAGTAAAATGATCTGATGCTTTAACAGGACAATtgagaatatttttattgaccTTGAATAAAACTGAATATGTTGCAAAAATCATAATACAAAACAGTCTGCCCATAATGTGATCACACATAACATCTTTTCATATCCTTATAAGCAGAGACCACACAGATTCTTTCTCCAGATGTGCAGCCCTAACAGAAGGACGTTCCTCAGAACGTATGAAGCAGCCCAGCTGTGCAGCGTTCGTACTGCTGAAGGCCCGGGGACAACCGGCAGAGGTCACGGGACAATTGCTCCCAGCTGCTTTAGGACACATTCGTGGTGGGGGTCTGCCCTCCTGTGGTCAGCGGCATTAGACTGTTTCTTTGTCTGTTAGATGACGACTGGTTGGTGTAGGCACTGACCAAAACCACCGATCAGCAAACAGTATTCGCTATGTGTGATCATGGTCAAATGATGGCCAACTCCTTCAGTTTGCATGCTAAACATGTGCCTGAGCCACCGAGGGGCTGTGTAAGCAGGTCGTAGTGCTGTTTTGGAATCACTGGTGTTGCCTAATTTAATCTCTTCCCTGGACTGTTCTTTCTGCTGCTATTCATTACTAATTCAGCTAGAGACTTAAGCATTTATGCCAAATCCACAAGAGACACACAAAAGACTTGAAGTGATTTTCATATCAGTATTCCTCTAACTACAGCAATTTGAGTCTCTCAGTGTTTTAGAACATTTTATTGAGTCATGTGCTAGATCAAGAAGGCTTAAAGCTTCCCAGGGTCATTCTTATTTATAATTACACCATGGTATCTTAATATCTGAATTTACAAAACTCTCCAATTTGCATGTATGCtacacaataaagaaaaaactattttggtctactgaataaaatgaacacatgaaaaCTATTATGACATTATGCGgaataaagaataaatgcataaaaacgAAATGGCCCTTTCCTGTGGTGACAGCTCTGCACATGCCTGCTGTCTGTAAGTCATCTGCTCTGCCAGATATtccaagtctttttttttttttttttttgcctgataTCAAATTCTGCCCGTGGATCCATCAGTACATGCTCAGAAACATCTCCATAACCACTGCTAATCTGACAGGTCACTGGGATTTGTTCGATGGGGCATTACGCTGTTCAAGATTTAAATTGAGCATCTCCAATTTCTTTGCATGAGATGCATTTCAGCTGAAGCTCaatgagagtaaaaaaaaaaaatctcagtacTGCCAGTGCGGCAAAAACCCAGTATACTGATCAGGATTGGTAGAAAGGAGCATGGGTACATCAACAGCAGTACTGCAGTTGGACACTGTTTATCAAATAAACTATTTATGACTCTCTCTCTTAAGAGTCACCTTTTGCTGCACTTTTTGTATCGGATATCATTCCAGATGTGTTCTGGGTGGATATCTGGGAACTGCGCTAGCCAGTAGAGCCCACTGAACACAGGCAACAACCATATGATTCAGCGCTGCTTTGGGAATAAGCAGATGCTGTACACATGGAATACAGAATAGGAAGTTTGTATGTTGCTTGGGAATTTTACTCTAATTAGTAAGATCTATGTGAAACCTGGTCCTCTTCCCAATGAGGTTCATGCTATTGCTGACTGCCAGTTTCCACTGACCCGGTCACTGGTTTTCTTTACTTCCACTGCTTTTGATGGGTCCTGACCACCGCATGCCAGGAACATCACACAAGAGATGTCCCAGCCATCAAAATCTGGTCATTGTCAAAGACGCTAATCCGTACACTTGCTCATTCCTTCTGCTTCAAACACAGCGTCAAGGACAAAATGGTCACTCCGGCATAATATGTCCACTTCAAAGtgccgtcccccacacactgctcccacaaGGGATGAGTTAAATCTACtgaatgctgtgctgtgtcacagcacacatgtgacaactaatctaTTTCACTTAACTagattataaataaataaatgttttcaagccaAGACTGTACAATTATGGTGACACTATTACAAGAAATCAGCTGGATTAAATTGACTGAAATCATTTTCCAACTCAAATGTTTCAAACAACCACAAATAAGTTAAGCTATGCCGAAACGTGAATAATTTGACCTTTACAAGGTGTACAAGAACTTTCACACAGAGTCACACAAAGTATGCCCTTGTCTTTATTACAGCACTCTTAAATCTTACtgttggcaaaaaaaataaccatTCAGTAAAACCATGGATGATTTTTGTTCCTCTACTTGATTCCACTTTTACTCATTGACTGAGCTTTGCACACTCCTTTGCCTGCAACCTCAAAAGCGGCTCCCTTGTAAGTAGCAACACACTGGCCATCTGTGAGGAGGTCCAGTTGAACCTGCTCCCACACTTTCTTCTTGGGGTTTAACTCCTTGTCTGGTGCACCTGTATGAGATTGACATCAGGGATATCATATTAATTGGCAGcttgttttaacatttaatacaattGGTTGAGACAAAATGTCAAAAGTAAATAAAGGatcaaattaaatcaaattgcAACTCATTTGTTCATTGACCATGTACAAGTTCTTCATTTGCTGATCCTCAGTAACAATGCATTTTGACAAGAGTTTATCTATGAATGCATAGTCTGAAAAACATCCACATAACAATGGGATTTCATTACTCATTTACAGACACAGGTATTGATCTCAAGCCTACACATCcaacatacatatttttatgtttaaaagcAATACTGGACAAACCACAATAGAAGACATAGGCATTCTGAGCATAACTGTTACCACATGAGGAGGAAATCATATCATTTGGAAAAGATGAGGACCATGCAGCACTAGCCCTTTTCAACACTGTGGTTTTGAAAAAGGTCAAtatataaaagagaaaaaaaaaaaaaaaagatctttatattgttttaaatgattaatatttttaagTTGTAACTGTAATGTggttactaaaataaaatagcTAATGGGACACATTCATTTGTGTAAGTATAACTGATGAATGTGACAGTTGGCTCTTGGTCCCAACCGGTGATTGTCTTAGTGCATCTGTAGGACATTACAATATTACTTAGTAATAGTGTTTGTTTTGTAGTGAGTCCATTGGAAACAGAAGAAATCTTATGCCTCCTTATCCGTAAACACCCCTGTAGCCAAACGTTTTTAATTTATGGACATGCAACACCCAACTGACATTATAGGCCAGTGAGTTATGGCATTGTTGTCATGAAATGTGCCTGTTCAATcatggggggagaaaaaaaaaaaaaaagagctgaaatCATGCTCATTCAGCATACTGAGGTGGTCATTCTATAGTCATGTAATTTTGCTGAACAGAGATGTAACCAGCTAAAACAACCCGAGAACATAACACTGCCTCCACAGGTTTGTACAGTAGGGGTTTTACATGATTGGTGAACCACTTCATGAACTTCTGTTCTTACTCTATGCTACAAACCACTCTGGAGCAAGGTCAATCCAAACGACAACGCTCTGGTCCAAAACTTTAAAGAAGAATCTTTTTTTGTCCACACTGTGGTtgcttatttgtttgtttaaatccaGGTGGTGATTTTGATAATGAACTAAACACCTCACATGGACAACACTAAAATGGTGGTGGGGATGACGTTCTTGTATGTGTAGGCATTCATGTAATGTGTAAGGTCACCTGGAAAACCCTGGACAGTTACTCTGTCCCCAGGCATCGCTCCAGTTGGAGGGTCCAATATCTCCACCTTCTCTGGAGAGCTGGCACACATGACCATAGCCTGGGAGAGAACTCCTCTCATCTTAGCAGGTTTCAAATTGCAGAGGAGTATGGCCATCCGGTTCtgcatctaaaaaaattattgaaagaAAAACGCAAAAATCAAttctttttccaaaaaaaaaaaaaaaaagggaagggtttaaggaagaaaaaaaaaattctaacctACATGCcgctgtgtgacaaagtgacacaATAATTACCTCAAGAGTGCAGCAACTACTCATCCAAGAGGTCACAAAAGACCGCACAACATCCAAAGAATTTCAGGCCTCACTTGACTCAGTTACAGTCAGTGTTCatgactccaccataagaaagacACCGTGCAATGCAGGCCATTTTTGCCGAGTGCCAAGAAGAAAaccactgctgagcaaaaagaacaCTAAGACTTGTCTCAAGACTTTTGAGTGCTGGACTGACGAGACAAAGTTTGAACTTTGAATGTTGTGTGTCCCATTTCATCTGGTGTAAAAGtaacactgcatttcagaaaaagaacatcaaacCAACAGTAAattatggtggtggtagtgtgatggtctgggactgttttgctgctttaggacctggaagacttgctgtgataaatgaaaccatgaattctgctgtctaccaaaaatcctgaaggagaatgtccggccatctgttcgtgacctcaagctgaaacAAACTTGGTGTGTTTTGTATGATTGACCTACTGTAGAACccagcaagtccacctctgaATTAAAACCGAATGttgactttggagtggcctaatcAAAGTCCTGACTTTGGTCCAATGTGtctgaactacaacaattctgcagaGACGAGTGGGAGAAAATTCCTCTACAGTCCTGTAAAAGACTCAAACTCAatgcttgattgcagttattgGTAATAAGGatggcccaaccagttattaggtttcactttgtcacacagggccatgtaggtgtgcaatttgtttttcttccttAATATTGCAATCCTTCGTTTAACTGCATTTGGTGTTCACTTgggttgtctttgactaatatttaaaattgttgatctgaaacatttaaatgtgaccaacatggaaaagtaagaaatcagagaggggaCAAACAGTTTTTCCACACCACTTTACGTACAGTATAATGCTATAAATTGTCAAtttaaccttttaaccttttacAATCAGATTAACATATGTTTTAAGATTTTATTTGGTTTCTGCTTACAGTGATCCCTGCTGTGTTTGACGAACATGATGCTACACTCTGCAAAACTGATTTTAAGCTGCTGCACCCTGCCTAACTGAATTTGACTAACAAAACCGGTGAAGGTCCAatcaattataaataataaaaggtcAGTTTTTGGATTTGTATGCACCTGGACTTCATTAATGCAATATTACTTCAAATGAGTCCACAAAGCCCTGCAGTTTTATGTGTTATCTGAAATGTAAAGTGAATCCCCACTTATTGGtgcaaaaataatttattttcctgccattatttcattttcatctaaAGTATATGAATGGAGATTGGAAATCTGAGagcatatttgtatttgtttcatCGTTTTGTTTGAGTCACTGAACTAGTACCTGGTCTAATGGGATGTGTTTTACCAGCCCGCTGACCACAGTCCGAGGTGCTGCCTCCCCCACATCCACCTGCTCCACATACAGAGAGTCAGCATCAGGGTGCTTTTCTGCTGAGATGATACGGCCAACTCGCAAGTCCAGGCGGGACACGTCCACCCTGGACTCCTCCTGTGGGGCAGCTGATGCCTTTTTCTCCTGCTTCTCTGATGAGGAGCACAGAAACAAAGCACTTTCAATAAAATAACTGTCCAACActcatttttaatacaattcattcattaaatatcgaagtgataataaaacaaaagatgCTGTTGTTGCTGGTGTATTTTGACCAGCACTGAAGCTCTCCATGGATGTAGGAATCAAAAGGTGCAACGTGTACAATTTGCAATTCCTCAAAATGGGGCAGCATTGTAACAGAAAGCAGTTGCAGAAGACATCTGCAGGTCACACTCCTTGTAGAGAACCgataactttttttctcttttaaacatTGGCAACCTTAATTATTCCAGTCCTACGTACATTCCAGGATATTCAGATTGTTCTCCTCTCATACGAGACTTGAGTGCAGACTCAATGTCACAGTAACTCAGTTGCCTCTGCAggtattacaaataaaaacacttcaCCTTCTAATTATCCGGTTACCAACTACAACCTATTAAACCAGCTGAAAGACAATACAGTATAAATGTTGAAATA includes the following:
- the aimp1a gene encoding aminoacyl tRNA synthase complex-interacting multifunctional protein 1a produces the protein MFLARLVPLAKMSGHAPTLMRLEQRAAEADQLIEYLKQQVQLLKDKAVVQATVREEKKLLVENLKLKKDIEELKRQLLEKERKRGVKEIVIPSGDSSVGCNSEPPAPQSSATSASAPASGVSHTAITSNQEAIKKKPEKKEKQEKKASAAPQEESRVDVSRLDLRVGRIISAEKHPDADSLYVEQVDVGEAAPRTVVSGLVKHIPLDQMQNRMAILLCNLKPAKMRGVLSQAMVMCASSPEKVEILDPPTGAMPGDRVTVQGFPGAPDKELNPKKKVWEQVQLDLLTDGQCVATYKGAAFEVAGKGVCKAQSMSKSGIK